In Salinibacterium sp. dk2585, a single window of DNA contains:
- a CDS encoding DUF3817 domain-containing protein, with product MSATSTTTRVTPQRFFRVVAIAEAITWTMLIAGLLMKYVFTMGETGDLAVRIGGTIHGFVFITYAATVIIVGFNQRWGIPLIALGVVTAVVPYATIPFDVAMDRRGRLEGDWRTEATDDPRDKNWIDRLLRWFLARPILLVVVFIVAVVAVFFAALAIGPPGGDH from the coding sequence ATGAGCGCCACGAGCACGACCACACGGGTGACGCCGCAGCGTTTCTTCCGTGTCGTCGCGATCGCTGAGGCGATCACCTGGACCATGCTCATCGCAGGCCTCCTCATGAAGTACGTCTTCACGATGGGAGAGACCGGCGACCTGGCGGTGCGCATCGGCGGCACCATCCACGGCTTCGTGTTCATCACCTACGCCGCGACCGTCATCATCGTCGGCTTCAACCAGCGCTGGGGCATCCCCCTCATCGCGCTCGGCGTCGTCACGGCGGTCGTGCCCTACGCGACCATCCCGTTCGACGTCGCGATGGATCGCCGCGGCCGACTCGAGGGCGACTGGCGCACCGAGGCGACGGATGACCCGCGCGACAAGAACTGGATCGACCGGCTGCTGCGGTGGTTCCTGGCGCGCCCGATCCTGCTTGTCGTGGTCTTCATCGTCGCCGTCGTGGCCGTCTTCTTCGCGGCCCTCGCGATCGGCCCGCCCGGGGGCGACCACTAG
- the purQ gene encoding phosphoribosylformylglycinamidine synthase subunit PurQ, producing MAPRVGVITFPGSLDDRDAQRAVRLAGGEPVALWHGSHSLDGVDALVLPGGFSYGDYLRAGAIASFSPIMAEVVDAANKGMPVLGICNGFQMLAEAHLLEGGLIRNSHGQFICRDQVLRVENTATDWSRGYEQGQEIVIPLKNGEGGFMASAETIERLEGEGRVVFRYVDVDPNGSLNAIAGITNERGNVVGLMPHPEHAVEEGFGPDTNAAMRNGTDGLTIFTSAIQHALQSA from the coding sequence ATGGCACCCCGCGTCGGCGTCATCACCTTCCCCGGCTCGCTCGACGACCGGGACGCCCAGCGCGCCGTCCGCCTCGCAGGCGGCGAGCCCGTCGCGCTCTGGCACGGCTCGCACAGCCTCGACGGCGTCGACGCCCTCGTGCTCCCCGGCGGCTTCAGCTACGGCGACTACCTGCGCGCGGGCGCCATCGCGAGCTTCTCCCCCATCATGGCGGAGGTCGTCGACGCCGCGAACAAGGGGATGCCGGTGCTCGGCATCTGCAACGGCTTCCAGATGCTTGCCGAAGCCCACCTGCTCGAGGGCGGGCTCATCCGCAACAGCCACGGCCAGTTCATCTGCCGCGACCAGGTGCTGCGCGTCGAGAACACGGCGACCGACTGGAGCCGCGGCTACGAGCAGGGCCAGGAGATCGTGATCCCGCTCAAGAACGGCGAGGGCGGCTTCATGGCGAGTGCCGAGACGATCGAGCGACTCGAGGGCGAAGGCCGAGTCGTCTTCCGCTACGTCGACGTCGACCCCAACGGGTCGCTCAACGCGATCGCGGGAATCACCAACGAGCGCGGCAACGTCGTCGGCCTCATGCCGCATCCGGAGCACGCGGTCGAGGAGGGCTTCGGGCCCGACACCAACGCGGCGATGCGCAACGGCACAGACGGCCTCACCATCTTCACGAGCGCGATCCAGCACGCGCTGCAGTCAGCATGA
- the purS gene encoding phosphoribosylformylglycinamidine synthase subunit PurS translates to MPTIVVEVMPKAELLDPQGKAVAGALHRLGKEHFTDVRIGKRFELTVAEVTDEVVEEVRQLAADMFSNSVIEDVVNIIVPEVSTGSTRGAAGETH, encoded by the coding sequence GTGCCCACAATCGTCGTCGAGGTCATGCCCAAGGCCGAACTGCTCGACCCCCAGGGCAAGGCCGTCGCCGGTGCCCTCCACCGCCTCGGCAAGGAACACTTCACGGATGTGCGCATCGGCAAGCGCTTCGAGCTCACGGTCGCCGAGGTCACCGACGAGGTCGTCGAGGAGGTTCGCCAGCTCGCGGCTGACATGTTCTCGAACTCGGTCATCGAAGATGTCGTGAACATCATCGTCCCCGAGGTTTCGACAGGCTCAACCCGCGGGGCCGCAGGAGAGACCCACTGA
- a CDS encoding Fur family transcriptional regulator — MRTTSPAVLSERIRDAGLKVTEPRLAVMRALESRPHADADTVFGAVRGDLPGTSIQAVYGVLAALATAGLLRKIEPAGSPARYELRTGDNHHHVVCSGCGALEDVDCVVGHAPCLIPSADSGFSIHTAEVTFWGLCPACQASTDSH; from the coding sequence ATGCGAACGACGTCTCCGGCAGTGCTCAGCGAGCGCATCCGCGACGCCGGACTCAAGGTCACCGAACCCCGGCTCGCCGTCATGCGGGCGCTCGAGTCCCGACCCCACGCCGACGCCGACACGGTGTTCGGTGCGGTGCGCGGCGACCTCCCCGGCACGTCGATCCAAGCCGTCTATGGCGTGCTCGCGGCCCTGGCAACGGCGGGCCTGCTGCGCAAGATCGAGCCCGCCGGCTCTCCCGCCCGCTATGAGCTCCGCACGGGCGACAACCACCATCACGTCGTCTGCAGCGGATGCGGTGCCCTCGAAGACGTGGACTGCGTCGTCGGTCACGCCCCCTGCTTGATCCCCTCGGCAGATTCGGGCTTCAGCATCCACACGGCGGAGGTCACCTTCTGGGGGCTCTGCCCCGCATGCCAGGCCTCAACAGACTCACACTGA
- a CDS encoding catalase has product MPGLNRLTLTQHHQEGESLTNVTTTQTGAPIPSHAHSLTTGPDGVTALHDRFLVEKLASFNRERVPERNPHAKGGGAFGEFVVTEDVSKYTKAAVFQPGASSEVLLRFSSVAGEQGSPDTWRDVRGFALRFYTTEGNYDVVGNNTPVFFLRDGMKFPDFIHSQKRMGATGLRNADAQWDFWTLSPESAHQVTYLMGDRGLSKSWRHLNGYGSHTFQWINAEGERFWVKYHFKSRQGVELMEAEEAERIAGQDADYYRRDLYEAIARGEHPTWDVFVQAVPYEEAKTYRYNIFDMTKTISHKDYPLIKVGHFTLNRNPQNFFAEIEQAAFSPSNLVPGTDISPDKMLMARVFAYPDAQRYRIGANYNQLPVNQPHAAEVRNYQHEGQMRYQFNTAETPVYTPNSFGGAEADAAAASEGGWETDGELIRAAQTLHSEDGDFVQAGILYREVFSEESKERFLKTLVGQYQALTVPVVKDRFMWYWTSVDSDLGMKLIEAVDHVTSADPVGVGA; this is encoded by the coding sequence ATGCCAGGCCTCAACAGACTCACACTGACCCAACACCACCAAGAAGGAGAATCCTTGACTAACGTCACCACCACGCAGACGGGCGCGCCAATCCCGAGCCATGCCCACTCGCTCACGACCGGCCCGGATGGCGTCACCGCGCTGCACGACCGCTTCCTGGTCGAGAAGCTCGCCTCGTTCAACCGCGAGCGTGTCCCGGAGCGAAACCCCCACGCCAAGGGCGGCGGCGCCTTCGGTGAGTTCGTCGTCACCGAAGACGTCTCGAAGTACACGAAGGCAGCTGTCTTCCAGCCCGGCGCCTCGAGCGAGGTCCTCCTCCGCTTCTCGTCCGTCGCCGGCGAGCAGGGTTCGCCCGACACGTGGCGCGACGTGCGCGGTTTCGCGCTGCGCTTCTACACGACCGAGGGCAACTACGACGTCGTCGGCAACAACACCCCCGTCTTCTTCCTCCGTGACGGCATGAAGTTCCCCGACTTCATCCACTCGCAGAAGCGCATGGGTGCCACCGGCCTCCGCAACGCCGACGCGCAGTGGGACTTCTGGACCCTCTCGCCCGAGTCGGCCCACCAGGTGACCTACCTCATGGGTGACCGCGGCCTCTCGAAGTCGTGGCGTCACCTCAACGGCTACGGATCGCACACCTTCCAGTGGATCAACGCCGAGGGCGAGCGCTTCTGGGTCAAGTACCACTTCAAGTCCCGCCAGGGCGTGGAGCTCATGGAGGCGGAGGAGGCCGAGCGCATCGCCGGCCAGGACGCCGACTACTACCGTCGTGACCTCTACGAGGCGATCGCGCGCGGCGAGCACCCCACGTGGGACGTGTTCGTGCAGGCGGTCCCCTACGAGGAGGCCAAGACCTACCGCTACAACATCTTCGACATGACGAAGACGATCTCGCACAAGGACTACCCGCTCATCAAGGTCGGGCACTTCACGCTCAACCGCAATCCGCAGAACTTCTTCGCGGAGATCGAGCAGGCTGCCTTCTCGCCGTCGAACCTGGTTCCCGGCACCGACATCAGCCCCGACAAGATGCTCATGGCCCGCGTATTCGCCTACCCCGACGCGCAGCGCTACCGCATCGGCGCCAACTACAACCAGCTGCCGGTCAACCAGCCGCACGCGGCTGAGGTGCGCAACTACCAGCACGAGGGCCAGATGCGGTACCAGTTCAACACCGCAGAGACCCCCGTCTACACCCCGAACTCCTTCGGTGGTGCCGAGGCCGACGCGGCCGCGGCATCCGAGGGCGGCTGGGAGACGGACGGCGAGCTCATCCGCGCCGCCCAGACCCTCCACTCGGAGGACGGCGACTTCGTGCAGGCCGGCATCCTCTACCGCGAGGTGTTCAGCGAGGAGTCGAAGGAGCGCTTCCTCAAGACCCTCGTCGGCCAGTACCAGGCCCTCACGGTTCCCGTCGTCAAGGACCGCTTCATGTGGTACTGGACCTCGGTCGACTCCGACTTGGGCATGAAGCTCATCGAGGCCGTCGACCACGTGACGTCCGCCGACCCCGTGGGCGTCGGCGCGTAA
- a CDS encoding AI-2E family transporter, with translation MGLFSRTPSTPPVDPNLTASERAELIDSPRPLWTDSLGRLSIRSGQTLLVLALVSLVVLATIQLKIIVIPVFIALILASALYPLVRWLVKHRFPRPLATLGTLLAGVVVLGGIITLVVTGVRSQWEDLSDAVTRAIDTIQDYLQSGAFPIDTSQLEEVRKSIGDFLTSAQFGSTALAGAGTVVELLTGAVLTVVLLFFFLQDGPEMWEFLLRPLRPNRKRRARRVGSRATGVLGGYIRGTAIVALVDTIFIGLALWILQVPLALPLALLVFVGAFIPIVGATVAGTLAALVALVTNDLVTALIVAGVVILVNQLEGNLLAPVVLGNALKLHALVILLALSAGTILGGIIGTFLAVPLAAVAWAAIKAWNEPDATRLEPATSARLRS, from the coding sequence ATGGGACTCTTCTCGCGCACGCCGTCGACGCCACCCGTCGACCCGAACCTGACCGCGTCGGAACGCGCCGAGCTGATCGACTCACCCCGCCCGCTGTGGACGGACTCCCTCGGTCGTCTTTCGATCCGCAGCGGCCAGACGCTCCTCGTGCTCGCCCTCGTGAGTCTGGTGGTCCTTGCGACCATTCAGCTCAAGATCATCGTCATCCCAGTCTTTATTGCCCTCATCCTCGCGTCCGCGTTGTATCCGCTCGTGCGCTGGCTGGTGAAGCACCGCTTCCCGCGACCGCTCGCAACCCTCGGCACGCTGTTGGCAGGAGTGGTCGTGCTGGGTGGCATCATCACACTCGTCGTCACGGGCGTTCGCAGCCAGTGGGAGGATCTGTCCGACGCCGTCACCCGGGCTATCGACACCATCCAGGACTACCTGCAGTCCGGCGCGTTTCCGATTGACACCTCCCAGCTGGAGGAGGTCCGTAAGAGCATCGGCGACTTCCTCACGAGTGCGCAGTTTGGGTCGACGGCCCTCGCCGGGGCAGGTACCGTCGTCGAACTGCTCACTGGTGCGGTCCTCACTGTCGTGCTGCTCTTCTTTTTCTTGCAGGACGGCCCCGAGATGTGGGAGTTTCTCCTGCGTCCCTTGCGGCCGAACCGCAAGCGGCGAGCCCGCCGAGTCGGCAGTCGCGCGACAGGAGTGCTCGGCGGCTATATCCGCGGCACCGCGATCGTGGCACTCGTCGACACCATCTTCATCGGTCTTGCGCTCTGGATTCTCCAGGTGCCCCTGGCCCTGCCGCTGGCCCTCCTGGTCTTCGTGGGCGCGTTCATCCCGATCGTCGGCGCGACGGTCGCGGGCACGCTCGCTGCACTGGTCGCCCTCGTCACCAACGACCTCGTGACTGCCCTGATCGTCGCTGGCGTCGTGATCCTCGTCAACCAGCTCGAGGGCAACCTTCTCGCCCCTGTGGTGCTCGGCAACGCCCTCAAGCTGCACGCCCTCGTCATCCTGCTCGCGCTGTCGGCAGGCACGATCCTCGGCGGAATCATCGGCACCTTCCTCGCAGTGCCGCTCGCCGCGGTCGCGTGGGCGGCCATCAAGGCGTGGAACGAGCCGGATGCCACGAGGCTCGAGCCCGCGACATCCGCTCGTCTCCGCAGCTGA
- a CDS encoding Ig-like domain-containing protein, producing the protein MTSDITVYARWTVNTYTVTFDTGAGGSFEPSQTIDHGQAAAVPAGRSVTIFGEVSPATAIGTIELFQDGVSIGSGPAGDGKYQINTFALAGGTYVYTAVFTPGEARFLASTSTPLALVVNGLAPRVPAPAADTQGLFDEIEANGWPVHPLAGGVDSVLGKNVSWSNPLDSFVDVYVYSTAQWLGTYAIVGGRVDPSYWNFMPVLSPGPHHLVFVGQTTGDVSVYEFSVTAPPGAVVTGSPVVDGLPVTGSNPSPWASLGLLLLVLGLGMLVRRRRLLARG; encoded by the coding sequence GTGACCTCTGATATCACGGTCTACGCACGCTGGACGGTCAACACCTACACGGTGACTTTCGACACGGGCGCCGGCGGCAGCTTCGAGCCGTCGCAGACGATCGACCATGGGCAGGCCGCGGCGGTTCCGGCCGGCCGCAGCGTCACGATCTTCGGCGAGGTGAGCCCGGCGACGGCGATCGGCACGATCGAGCTGTTTCAGGATGGCGTCTCGATCGGTTCCGGCCCGGCCGGCGACGGAAAGTACCAGATCAACACCTTCGCGCTGGCCGGGGGCACCTACGTCTACACGGCCGTGTTCACCCCTGGCGAGGCGCGTTTCCTGGCCTCGACGTCGACACCGCTCGCGCTGGTCGTGAATGGGCTGGCTCCCCGTGTGCCCGCCCCGGCTGCCGACACGCAGGGTCTATTCGATGAGATCGAGGCCAACGGATGGCCCGTGCATCCCCTGGCCGGAGGCGTCGACAGCGTGCTCGGCAAGAATGTGTCGTGGTCGAACCCGCTCGACAGCTTCGTCGATGTGTACGTCTACAGCACCGCGCAGTGGCTCGGGACCTACGCGATCGTCGGCGGCAGGGTCGACCCCTCGTACTGGAACTTCATGCCGGTGCTCTCGCCTGGGCCGCACCACCTGGTGTTCGTCGGGCAGACGACGGGGGATGTGAGCGTGTACGAGTTCAGCGTGACGGCACCTCCTGGGGCTGTGGTGACGGGTTCGCCCGTAGTCGATGGCCTGCCGGTAACGGGTTCGAACCCGAGTCCCTGGGCATCGCTGGGGCTGCTGCTTCTGGTGCTCGGCTTGGGCATGCTCGTGCGGAGACGGCGTCTGCTCGCACGAGGTTAG
- a CDS encoding VOC family protein, producing the protein MTADILAPETAMAAVTLKVADLDRMIAFYRDGVGLDLIAQEGSSAVLGRGATSTLVLEVAPELKHAPSNSAGLFHTAFLFAEKSDLASSVYSTARAYPQSFTGSSDHFVSEAFYFDDPEGNGVELYWDRPRDSWEWSNGEVKMGTVYLDPNRFLQENLTEAGLTAAAGGMTSIGHVHLKVGDIQTAKQFYVDTVGFELTIEYGTQALFVAAGGYHHHLGMNTWQSAGAGTRTPALGLGQVAIEVPSTDELGALAERLSARGVQQANDGRVLEFDDPWANLIRVTVAS; encoded by the coding sequence ATGACTGCCGACATCCTCGCCCCAGAAACCGCCATGGCCGCCGTGACCCTCAAGGTCGCCGACCTCGACCGCATGATCGCGTTCTACCGCGACGGCGTCGGCCTCGACCTCATCGCACAGGAAGGCTCGAGCGCCGTGCTCGGCCGCGGTGCGACATCCACCCTCGTACTCGAGGTCGCCCCAGAGCTCAAGCACGCACCCTCGAACTCGGCAGGGCTGTTCCACACCGCCTTCCTCTTCGCCGAGAAGAGCGACCTCGCATCATCGGTGTACTCCACGGCCCGCGCCTACCCGCAGAGCTTCACGGGCTCGAGTGACCACTTCGTGAGTGAAGCCTTCTACTTCGACGACCCCGAGGGCAATGGGGTGGAGCTCTACTGGGACCGCCCGCGCGACTCCTGGGAGTGGAGCAACGGCGAGGTCAAGATGGGCACCGTCTACCTCGACCCCAACCGCTTTCTACAAGAGAACCTGACGGAAGCCGGCCTCACCGCCGCGGCCGGCGGCATGACCTCCATCGGCCATGTGCACCTCAAGGTGGGCGACATCCAGACCGCCAAGCAGTTCTATGTCGACACGGTCGGCTTTGAGCTCACGATCGAATATGGCACGCAGGCACTCTTCGTCGCAGCCGGCGGCTACCACCACCACCTCGGCATGAACACCTGGCAGAGCGCCGGCGCAGGCACCCGCACGCCCGCACTCGGCCTGGGCCAGGTCGCGATCGAGGTGCCGAGCACCGACGAGCTCGGCGCCCTCGCCGAGCGACTCAGCGCCCGCGGCGTGCAGCAGGCCAACGACGGCCGCGTGCTGGAGTTCGACGACCCCTGGGCCAACCTCATCCGCGTCACGGTCGCGTCGTAG
- a CDS encoding FAD-binding oxidoreductase, with protein sequence MPTRFDPDEVAALATSLAGPVLLPGDADYGIETRGQNLAYAHTPEIVVGAANPDDVVNAVRFAAQHDLPVRMLATGHGSHSAVTDGMIITTRRLRGVSVEADAHTATVGAGVTWGEVQQAAASLGLSTVPGAAPTVGVVGYLLGGGLGPLARSHGFSSDHVRAMHVVTASGELVHASALENQELFWALRGGKGGLGIVTTVELSLVELATLYGGSLFFDAADIATVLRGWVAWARNAPAAVTTSVAIVNMPPLDAVPRPLRGRTVMALRFAYPGDGAEGEKFAAPLAALATPLMGELGVLPAAQIGRIHDDPQEPMPAWSDGLLLDEIDDDFVSTLLALVGPGSQAPLIAVEVRHLGGATARDVPEGSAVGGRTALHALTAVGAPDPSLFETVLPQFMGALREAVQPWTSAETTINFVGNPQNVEDYGRAWPAATAERLREVRRRWDPKGLFAFGPLAH encoded by the coding sequence ATGCCCACGCGCTTCGATCCGGATGAGGTCGCCGCCCTCGCCACATCACTGGCAGGGCCCGTGCTGCTCCCCGGCGACGCCGACTACGGCATCGAGACAAGGGGACAGAACCTCGCCTACGCCCACACGCCCGAGATCGTCGTGGGCGCCGCCAACCCTGACGATGTCGTGAACGCCGTGCGCTTTGCGGCGCAGCACGACCTGCCCGTGCGAATGCTCGCGACCGGCCACGGCTCCCACTCCGCAGTCACGGACGGCATGATCATCACGACCCGAAGGCTGAGAGGCGTGAGTGTGGAAGCGGATGCCCACACCGCGACCGTCGGCGCGGGCGTCACCTGGGGCGAAGTGCAGCAGGCGGCCGCATCCCTTGGCCTGTCCACCGTGCCGGGTGCCGCCCCCACTGTGGGCGTCGTCGGCTATCTGCTCGGGGGAGGCCTCGGACCGCTCGCCCGCAGCCACGGCTTCAGCTCGGACCACGTGCGCGCCATGCACGTCGTGACGGCGTCCGGCGAGCTTGTCCACGCAAGTGCCCTCGAGAACCAGGAACTCTTCTGGGCGCTCCGCGGCGGCAAGGGCGGGCTCGGGATTGTCACCACGGTCGAGCTCAGCCTCGTCGAACTCGCGACGCTCTACGGTGGCTCACTGTTCTTCGATGCTGCCGACATCGCGACGGTCCTGCGCGGCTGGGTGGCGTGGGCGCGGAATGCGCCCGCGGCCGTGACGACCTCGGTTGCGATCGTCAATATGCCTCCGCTCGACGCCGTGCCGCGGCCTCTGCGGGGCCGCACCGTCATGGCCCTGCGGTTCGCCTACCCGGGCGACGGAGCGGAGGGCGAGAAATTTGCGGCTCCGTTGGCTGCACTGGCGACGCCGCTCATGGGCGAGCTCGGGGTGTTGCCCGCCGCGCAGATCGGCCGCATCCACGACGACCCTCAGGAACCGATGCCCGCCTGGAGTGACGGCCTCCTCCTCGACGAGATCGATGACGACTTCGTCTCGACCCTGCTCGCACTCGTGGGCCCGGGTTCCCAGGCACCGCTCATCGCGGTTGAGGTGCGGCACCTGGGCGGCGCGACGGCGCGGGATGTGCCAGAGGGCTCAGCGGTCGGCGGCCGCACGGCCCTCCACGCGCTGACGGCGGTCGGTGCGCCAGACCCTTCGCTCTTCGAGACCGTGCTTCCCCAGTTCATGGGCGCGCTGAGGGAGGCCGTGCAGCCGTGGACCTCAGCGGAGACGACGATCAACTTCGTCGGCAACCCCCAGAACGTCGAGGACTACGGCAGGGCGTGGCCGGCCGCGACCGCCGAGAGACTGCGGGAGGTGCGGCGTCGCTGGGACCCGAAGGGCCTCTTCGCGTTCGGCCCGCTCGCTCACTGA
- a CDS encoding GNAT family N-acetyltransferase: protein MTQIDFDEIEIRELPYEHADSTMLHSAQRAEISAAYGNVDSDPSEPTTSENVTAFVVAYTDGMPAGCGGLRAVADDEFEVKRMYVTPAHRGTGVSTAVLAALEGIARDRGVRRLVLETGDRLPAAIRFYEREGYSRIENFGPYAGVVTSVCYAKQL, encoded by the coding sequence ATGACCCAGATCGACTTCGATGAGATTGAGATCCGCGAGCTGCCCTACGAGCACGCCGACTCGACCATGCTGCACTCGGCCCAGCGAGCCGAGATCTCGGCCGCCTACGGCAACGTGGACTCCGACCCGAGCGAGCCGACGACCTCGGAGAACGTGACGGCGTTCGTCGTCGCCTACACCGATGGCATGCCTGCGGGATGCGGCGGCCTCCGTGCCGTGGCCGACGACGAGTTCGAGGTCAAGCGCATGTATGTCACGCCCGCCCACCGCGGCACCGGGGTCTCGACGGCGGTGCTCGCGGCACTTGAGGGGATCGCCCGCGATCGTGGCGTTCGCCGCCTCGTATTGGAGACGGGCGACCGGCTGCCTGCTGCCATCCGCTTCTATGAGCGCGAAGGCTATAGCCGCATCGAGAACTTCGGTCCCTACGCGGGTGTCGTGACGAGCGTCTGCTACGCCAAGCAACTCTGA
- a CDS encoding phosphoribosylaminoimidazolesuccinocarboxamide synthase, producing the protein MTYTEPLAKRGWHLAHSGKVRDLYRSEEMPGRMLVVASDRVSAFDHVLEPEIPGKGELLTALSLFWFEELADVPNHLATGDIPEAVSHRAMFVQELEMFPVECVVRGYLTGSGWKEYQQKQTVCGIPLPSGLSDGDRLPEPIYTPAFKAAAGEHDENITFEQSAALVGDSTAAALRDLSLSIFTRAATYALSRGVILADTKFEFGIDSHGVITLADEVLTSDSSRYWDAERYAAGDRASSFDKQIVRDWLSANWAGEGAPPELPQEIVERTSARYRELIERLTA; encoded by the coding sequence ATGACCTATACAGAACCACTGGCCAAACGGGGGTGGCACCTCGCCCACTCCGGCAAGGTGCGTGACCTCTATCGTTCCGAGGAGATGCCGGGCCGCATGCTGGTCGTCGCCTCCGACCGTGTGAGTGCCTTCGACCACGTGCTCGAGCCCGAGATCCCCGGCAAGGGTGAACTCCTGACTGCCCTGAGCCTCTTCTGGTTCGAGGAACTCGCCGACGTTCCCAACCATCTCGCGACGGGCGACATCCCCGAGGCGGTCTCGCACCGGGCAATGTTCGTGCAGGAGCTCGAGATGTTCCCGGTCGAGTGCGTCGTCCGCGGTTACCTCACCGGCAGCGGCTGGAAGGAATACCAGCAGAAGCAGACCGTGTGCGGCATCCCTCTGCCGTCCGGCCTCTCCGACGGTGACCGCCTGCCGGAGCCGATCTACACGCCCGCCTTCAAAGCAGCAGCTGGCGAGCACGATGAGAACATCACCTTCGAGCAGTCAGCCGCCCTCGTCGGCGATTCCACCGCCGCTGCCCTCCGCGACCTCTCACTCTCGATCTTCACGCGTGCGGCGACCTATGCCCTTTCGCGTGGTGTCATCCTCGCCGACACGAAGTTCGAGTTCGGCATCGACTCGCACGGCGTCATCACCCTCGCCGACGAGGTGCTCACGTCTGACAGCAGCCGGTACTGGGACGCCGAGCGCTATGCCGCCGGCGACCGCGCATCAAGCTTCGACAAGCAGATCGTGCGCGACTGGCTCAGCGCCAACTGGGCAGGAGAGGGCGCTCCGCCCGAGTTGCCGCAGGAGATCGTCGAGCGCACCTCCGCCCGCTACCGCGAGCTCATCGAAAGGCTGACCGCATGA
- the purD gene encoding phosphoribosylamine--glycine ligase: MKILVLGSGAREHAIITALLAEEASHEIIAAPGNAGIAAEVPVIHLDPTNPTVVTDFAVDNDIELVVIGPEAPLVEGVADRIRRSGIPVFGPGKAAAQLEGSKTFAKRIMEAAGVPTGRATRAGTLDEAIAAMDEYGAPHVIKADGLAAGKGVLVTGDRDAAVAHAEFYLKQGSVLVEEFLDGQEVSLFLLSDGHNVLPLSPAQDYKRLLDADAGPNTGGMGAYSPLPWLPDSFVDEVIDTIALPTVRQLAEEQTPFIGLLYCGLIVTERGIRVIEFNARFGDPETQVVLPRLLTPLSGLLLAAAVGGLGSLPRPEFSSDACVTVVLASEGYPETPITGRPVTGIADALAIEGVTIAHAATAASEGGFVSSGGRVLSVVARGANFAQARERAYRAMGTIHLDGGQFRHDIAQGVVGQ, translated from the coding sequence GTGAAGATCCTGGTCCTCGGTTCCGGTGCCCGCGAGCACGCCATCATTACCGCACTTCTCGCGGAAGAGGCGAGCCACGAGATCATCGCCGCCCCGGGAAACGCGGGCATCGCGGCCGAGGTTCCCGTCATCCACCTCGACCCCACGAACCCGACCGTCGTGACCGACTTCGCGGTCGACAACGACATCGAACTCGTGGTGATCGGGCCGGAGGCCCCCCTCGTCGAGGGCGTGGCCGACCGCATCCGCCGCTCGGGCATCCCCGTCTTCGGCCCCGGCAAGGCGGCTGCGCAGCTCGAGGGCAGCAAGACCTTTGCGAAACGGATCATGGAGGCCGCCGGCGTTCCGACCGGCCGCGCCACACGCGCCGGCACGCTCGATGAGGCGATCGCGGCAATGGACGAGTATGGCGCTCCCCACGTGATCAAGGCCGACGGACTCGCGGCGGGCAAGGGCGTGCTCGTCACTGGCGACCGCGACGCCGCCGTCGCCCACGCCGAGTTCTACCTCAAGCAGGGCAGCGTGCTGGTCGAGGAGTTCCTCGACGGACAGGAGGTCTCGCTCTTCCTGCTCTCCGACGGGCACAACGTGCTCCCGCTCTCCCCCGCCCAGGACTACAAGCGCCTCCTCGACGCGGATGCCGGGCCCAACACGGGCGGAATGGGCGCCTACTCGCCCCTCCCCTGGCTGCCCGACTCCTTCGTCGATGAGGTCATCGACACGATCGCCCTCCCAACCGTGCGCCAGCTCGCCGAGGAGCAGACGCCCTTCATTGGCCTCCTTTACTGCGGACTCATCGTGACGGAGCGCGGCATCCGGGTCATCGAGTTCAACGCGCGTTTCGGCGACCCCGAGACGCAGGTCGTGCTGCCGCGCCTCCTGACCCCGTTGAGCGGGCTGCTGCTCGCCGCAGCGGTGGGCGGCCTCGGCTCCCTGCCTCGCCCCGAGTTCTCGAGCGACGCGTGCGTCACGGTCGTGCTCGCAAGCGAGGGCTACCCGGAGACGCCCATCACGGGCCGTCCCGTCACGGGCATCGCGGATGCTCTCGCAATTGAGGGCGTGACGATCGCGCATGCTGCGACAGCAGCATCCGAGGGCGGCTTCGTCTCCTCGGGAGGGCGCGTGCTGAGCGTCGTCGCGCGGGGAGCGAACTTCGCCCAGGCGCGGGAGCGCGCGTACAGGGCCATGGGCACAATCCATCTGGACGGCGGACAGTTCCGCCACGACATCGCACAGGGGGTGGTTGGGCAATGA